A window of the Alnus glutinosa chromosome 4, dhAlnGlut1.1, whole genome shotgun sequence genome harbors these coding sequences:
- the LOC133866704 gene encoding cytochrome P450 78A7-like, translating to MELTSSMDWSWCLFALPAVVESQNLFCLVFFSIFIALFSVTFLTWAFSTGGFAWKDGRNQMGQVPIPGPRGLPLFGSLFSLSQGLAHRTLARMASSSRATQLMAFSLGSTPAVITSDPKIAREILTSPHFANRPIKQSAKTLMFTRAIGFAPNGTYWRLLRRIASAHLFASKRIAAHEAGRQIDCATMLRAIANEQSLHGLVSLRKHLQAAALSNIMGTVFGKRYNLTCENAEAEELHEIVREGFELLGSFNWSDYLPWLSYFYDPFHINERCSALVPRVRKLVKKIIDEHRHVGSSRLSDNSDFVHVLLSLEGDEKLEEDDMVAVLWEMIFRGSDTTALLTEWVMAELVLNNDAQNKLHHELDFLVGNKNVTDADVAKLPYLQAVIKETLRLHPPGPLLSWARMSTSDVNLSNGMVVPANTTAMVNMWSVTHDPKVWEDPLVFKPERFLKSEGGADVDPRGGDLRLAPFGAGRRVCPGKNLGLVTVSLWVAKLVHQFKWVQDKANPVGLTEILKLSCEMKNPLFAVAVPRNGFATTQKNLGEE from the exons ATGGAGTTAACTTCTTCTATGGACTGGAGCTGGTGTCTGTTTGCACTCCCAGCTGTTGTGGAAAGCCAAAACTTGTTctgtttggttttcttttctatcttcaTAGCCCTTTTCTCAGTTACCTTTCTAACCTGGGCTTTCTCCACTGGAGGGTTTGCCTGGAAAGATGGCAGGAACCAAATGGGTCAGGTCCCGATTCCTGGACCTAGAGGCCTGCCTCTCTTTGGCAGTTTATTCAGCTTGAGCCAGGGCTTGGCTCATCGAACTCTTGCTCGCATGGCTTCTTCTAGCCGTGCTACCCAGCTCATGGCTTTTAGCTTGGGCTCAACCCCTGCCGTTATCACCTCCGATCCCAAAATTGCTCGTGAAATCTTGACGTCTCCCCATTTCGCCAACCGCCCGATTAAGCAATCTGCTAAGACCCTGATGTTCACCAGGGCCATTGGGTTTGCGCCAAATGGAACATACTGGCGGCTCCTAAGAAGGATTGCATCAGCTCACCTATTTGCGTCAAAGCGCATTGCTGCTCACGAAGCTGGCCGCCAGATTGACTGCGCCACCATGTTGCGTGCCATCGCCAATGAGCAATCACTTCATGGTCTCGTTTCCTTACGAAAGCACCTTCAAGCTGCGGCGCTTAGCAACATTATGGGGACCGTATTTGGAAAAAGATACAACCTCACGTGCGAAAATGCCGAGGCTGAAGAATTGCATGAGATTGTTAGAGAAGGGTTTGAGCTCTTAGGGTCTTTCAACTGGTCTGATTATCTCCCATGGCTCAGCTACTTTTACGACCCTTTTCATATCAACGAGCGCTGCTCAGCTCTTGTCCCTCGTGTCAGAAAGCttgtaaagaaaataatagaTGAGCACCGGCATGTTGGCTCGAGCCGGCTCTCTGATAATTCAGATTTTGTTCATGTTCTACTCTCTTTGGAAGGGGATGAGAAACTTGAAGAAGATGACATGGTGGCTGTCTTATGG GAAATGATCTTCCGTGGTTCTGATACAACTGCACTTTTAACTGAGTGGGTCATGGCCGAGCTGGTTTTGAACAATGATGCGCAAAACAAGCTTCACCATGAGCTTGACTTTCTTGTGGGAAACAAAAATGTCACAGATGCTGATGTGGCTAAATTGCCCTACCTTCAAGCTGTCATAAAAGAAACCCTACGTCTCCACCCACCTGGGCCCCTCCTCTCATGGGCCCGGATGTCCACGTCGGACGTCAACCTCAGTAACGGCATGGTGGTGCCCGCCAACACTACGGCCATGGTTAACATGTGGTCGGTTACCCATGACCCAAAAGTGTGGGAGGACCCTTTGGTGTTCAAGCCAGAGAGGTTCTTGAAGAGTGAAGGGGGTGCTGACGTGGACCCCAGGGGAGGGGACCTCAGGCTTGCACCCTTTGGGGCTGGTCGTAGGGTGTGTCCTGGCAAGAACCTAGGGCTCGTCACTGTAAGCCTTTGGGTGGCTAAGTTGGTGCACCAGTTCAAATGGGTTCAAGACAAGGCTAACCCAGTTGGCCTAACTGAGATCCTGAAGTTGTCTTGTGAGATGAAGAACCCTCTCTTTGCTGTGGCTGTTCCAAGGAATGGGTTTGCTACGACTCAAAAAAATCTGGGTGAAGAATAA
- the LOC133865497 gene encoding uncharacterized protein LOC133865497 gives MSVNSDASIPHPLCYCGVHARLRYSWTSDNPGRKWYGCIKYKKDGDCDFFMWADNRMTSYEKRLEEHMRDIEEGRRADIEKVEKMTMANIDRLEKLIETRHNEQYERLRLEFGLNRKMFWAAVVVIILGIVIYFSSYSSSEVSYLMLE, from the exons ATGTCAGTAAATAGTGATGCGTCAATACCCCATCCATTATGTTACTGTGGAGTGCATGCACGTTTAAGGTACTCATGGACTAGTGACAACCCCGGAAGAAAGTGGTACGGTTGTATAAAGTATAAg AAAGATggggattgtgatttttttatgtGGGCTGATAACCGAATGACTTCTTATGAGAAGAGATTGGAGGAACATATGAGAGACATAGAGGAAGGGAGACGGGCTGATATTGAGAAAGTTGAGAAGATGACAATGGCCAATATTGACAGACTTGAGAAACTAATTGAAACAAGACACAACGAACAATATGAGAGACTTCGGTTGGAGTTTGGTCTTAATAGAAAGATGTTTTGGGCAGCAGTAGTTGTAATCATTTTGGgcattgtaatttattttagtAGTTATAGCAGTTCTGAAGTTAGCTACTTGATGTTAGAATGA